One part of the Glycine soja cultivar W05 chromosome 11, ASM419377v2, whole genome shotgun sequence genome encodes these proteins:
- the LOC114377159 gene encoding transcription factor TCP4-like, whose translation MGMKSTGGEIVQVQGGHIVRSTGRKDRHSKVYTAKGPRDRRVRLSAHTAIQFYDVQDRLGYDRPSKAVDWLIKKAKNAIDKLAELPPWHPNPNTTAADAENNNNNNAGSSDMAIAEQSESSGYNFQLQRQLGEDHDNHHHSAFIPSPIDTDAIAFFPTTTATSSINFQTYPPDIISRTNNSTEDLGLSLHSFQDPGLIHHGQSQAGANQTPSNDQTLFSGSTQVGFEANYPRIVTWNSDASTDMNRTGFMVNSPSALLGQGGSAAYSQRGTLQSSFSPSLRPWSDIPMASSEHHHKSQQASIFGSRFLSDALPGFCIPARIQGEDEGHGVGNDRPSSASPNSHH comes from the coding sequence ATGGGCATGAAGAGCACTGGGGGAGAGATTGTTCAAGTCCAAGGAGGGCACATTGTTCGGTCCACAGGTAGAAAAGATAGGCACAGCAAGGTTTACACTGCAAAGGGTCCTCGTGATCGAAGGGTTAGGCTCTCAGCACACACTGCTATTCAGTTCTATGATGTTCAAGATCGTTTAGGCTATGATAGACCAAGCAAAGCCGTGGACTGGCTCATCAAGAAGGCCAAGAATGCTATTGACAAGCTTGCTGAGCTTCCTCCATGGCACCCTAATCCTAACACTACTGCTGCAGATGCcgagaacaacaacaacaacaatgcagGGTCAAGTGACATGGCCATTGCAGAACAATCAGAGTCTTCTGGTTACAATTTTCAGCTGCAAAGGCAATTAGGTGAGGACCATGATAACCACCACCATTCAGCTTTCATTCCTTCACCTATTGACACTGATGCAATAGCCTTCTTTCCCACAACCACTGCAACCTCCTCCATCAATTTCCAAACCTACCCTCCTGACATAATCTCAAGAACCAACAACTCCACTGAGGATCTTGGCCTTTCCCTTCACTCCTTCCAAGACCCTGGTTTGATTCATCATGGCCAGTCCCAAGCAGGTGCAAATCAAACACCTTCCAATGACCAAACCCTCTTCTCTGGCTCAACTCAAGTGGGGTTTGAGGCCAATTACCCCAGGATTGTGACTTGGAACAGTGATGCAAGCACAGATATGAACAGAACCGGGTTCATGGTTAATTCACCATCAGCACTTCTAGGCCAAGGTGGTTCTGCTGCGTATTCCCAAAGGGGGACCCTTCAGTCCAGTTTCTCACCATCACTTCGTCCTTGGAGTGACATTCCAATGGCTTCATCAGAACATCATCACAAGTCACAACAAGCTTCCATCTTTGGCAGCAGGTTTTTGTCTGATGCATTGCCAGGGTTCTGCATTCCTGCTAGAATCCAAGGAGAGGATGAGGGCCATGGAGTTGGTAACGACAGGCCATCATCTGCTTCTCCTAATTCTCATCACTGA
- the LOC114375181 gene encoding RING-H2 finger protein ATL40-like, with translation MGYLDDDHDHDTFHDHNDFNRRILIMAIVSLSVVLVLVFTLHLYARFFLRRRAAIYQLSLNVAHAHAEPDNNTGLDPVLITTLPTFPFKQPNNDSVECAVCLSVLEDGEQVRLLPNCKHSFHVGCIDTWLASHSTCPICRTKAEPVRLEPQPREGPTGSVLLDVVAPTAPLLFENVEGTLDGANNNGSPKVSGSNSRLSSFRRILSRDRSMRRIQPSSHDDVEHDLESQ, from the coding sequence ATGGGTTACTTGGACGATGATCATGATCATGACACATTCCACGACCACAACGACTTCAACAGAAGGATACTCATCATGGCTATAGTTTCCTTATCAGTGGTATTGGTTCTTGTCTTTACACTTCACCTCTACGCAAGGTTTTTCCTCCGCCGCAGAGCCGCCATATACCAACTCAGCCTCAACGTGGCACACGCACACGCCGAGCCAGACAACAACACAGGGCTCGACCCTGTCCTCATCACCACCCTCCCCACCTTCCCCTTCAAACAACCAAACAACGATTCTGTGGAGTGTGCCGTGTGCTTGAGCGTTCTAGAAGATGGAGAACAAGTGAGGCTTCTTCCCAATTGCAAACACAGCTTCCACGTCGGTTGCATCGACACGTGGCTTGCTTCGCACTCCACGTGTCCCATTTGCCGGACCAAGGCCGAACCGGTCCGGCTCGAACCGCAGCCGCGTGAGGGCCCCACCGGCTCGGTTCTTCTCGATGTTGTTGCACCCACGGCTCCGCTATTGTTTGAAAACGTGGAAGGAACCTTGGATGGTGCTAATAATAATGGGTCACCTAAGGTTAGTGGTTCGAATTCGAGGTTGAGTTCGTTCAGAAGGATTCTTAGTAGGGACAGATCGATGAGGAGGATTCAACCTTCTAGCCATGATGATGTTGAACATGATTTAGAGAGCCAgtga
- the LOC114374592 gene encoding basic leucine zipper 61-like, whose protein sequence is MTQLPPKIPNMSPSWPDFSSDHQKMQLPPLKSGSNNNYQHNQNPSWVDEFLDFSSARRGAHRRSVSDSITYLDSPMKCGENNNNNENEFDKFDDEQFMSMFTDEVVLSGVPLLPPTILSSSNPSSPSDQNFFNDEKEKKEEHHHHQLKNEADEVESQCKQEIMQLPNDTNTCSSNERITDPKRVKRILANRQSAQRSRVRKLQYISELERSVTSLQAEVSVLSPRVAFLDHQRLLLNVDNSALKQRIAALAQDKIFKDAHQEALKREIERLRQVYHQQSLKKMENAAGSPLPSPKPICDAQTEKEATLLNA, encoded by the exons ATGACGCAATTACCTCCAAAGATCCCAAACATGTCACCAAGTTGGCCAGATTTCTCTTCAGACCACCAGAAGATGCAATTGCCACCTCTTAAATCCGGTAGCAACAACAATTATCAGCACAACCAGAACCCTTCTTGGGTGGATGAGTTTCTTGACTTCTCCTCGGCCCGGCGGGGCGCTCACCGGAGGTCGGTGAGCGATTCCATCACCTACTTGGATTCACCAATGAAGTGTGGAGagaataacaacaacaatgagAACGAGTTTGACAAGTTTGATGATGAACAATTCATGTCCATGTTCACGGATGAAGTAGTGCTCTCTGGGGTCCCCTTGCTTCCACCAACCATCTTGTCCTCCTCTAACCCTTCAAGCCCTTCTGATCAGAACTTCTTCAATGatgagaaggagaagaaggaggagcaccaccaccaccaattgaaaaatgaagcaGATGAGGTTGAAAGCCAATGCAAACAGGAAATTATGCAGCTTCCAAATGACACCAATACTTGTTCTTCCAACGAGAGAATTACTGACCCCAAGAGAGTCAAAAG AATCTTGGCTAATAGACAATCTGCACAAAGATCGCGAGTGAGGAAGCTGCAATACATATCAGAGCTTGAGAGAAGTGTAACTTCATTACAG GCCGAAGTTTCAGTGCTGTCTCCAAGGGTTGCATTTTTAGATCATCAACGATTGCTTCTAAATGTCGACAACAGTGCTCTCAAGCAACGAATCGCTGCCCTTGCTCAAGACaagatctttaaagatg CTCATCAAGAGGCACTGAAGAGGGAGATAGAGAGACTAAGGCAAGTTTATCACCAACAAAGCCTCAAGAAGATGGAAAATGCTGCAGGATCACCATTACCATCACCAAAGCCTATATGTGATGCTCAAACAGAAAAGGAAGCAACACTTCTCAACGCTTGA